One window from the genome of Rhodococcus sp. ABRD24 encodes:
- a CDS encoding GtrA family protein: MPGTPHADEPHVPLPVEIPVTESIADDAPDLKTQIVRFVLTGGLSAVVDFGLYVLMLALGLPRDIAKAIGFIAGTTTAYLINRRWTFKAEPNRARFVAVVVLYAVTFAVQVGLNAVMNDVFPDEWWRIPLAFVIAQGTATVINFVVQRAVIFKIGR; encoded by the coding sequence GCCGGTCGAGATCCCCGTCACCGAGTCCATCGCCGACGATGCGCCGGACCTGAAGACGCAGATCGTGCGCTTCGTGCTCACCGGCGGACTGTCCGCCGTCGTGGACTTCGGGTTGTACGTACTGATGCTCGCGCTCGGGCTGCCGCGCGACATCGCGAAGGCCATCGGCTTCATCGCCGGCACCACGACGGCCTACCTCATCAACCGTCGCTGGACGTTCAAGGCCGAGCCCAATCGGGCGCGCTTCGTCGCGGTTGTGGTGCTGTACGCCGTGACGTTCGCGGTGCAGGTGGGCCTCAATGCCGTGATGAACGACGTCTTTCCGGACGAATGGTGGCGGATTCCGCTGGCCTTCGTCATCGCTCAGGGCACCGCGACGGTCATCAACTTCGTGGTCCAGCGTGCGGTGATCTTCAAGATCGGCCGATGA